A single Gammaproteobacteria bacterium DNA region contains:
- a CDS encoding N-acetylmuramoyl-L-alanine amidase yields the protein MRVWPAPDNTRVVFDMSGPVKYEIFTIPDPNRVVIDVDQAQVIAPLNKPGGDLRLLKGVRWGERPGGGLRMVLDVAHPVQVRTAMLNPNQQYGHRLLVDLVEQARASDVAPFAGTPLKAQPLTLASAAPSLSPALSATRSVSADNGSRDIVVAVDAGHGGDDPGATGSNGTREKDITLSIARRLAGIINQQKGMRAVLTRNGDYFIPLRERMDKAREQKADLFVSIHADSYRDPRTRGSSVYVLSQRGASSEAARWLADQENASDLVGGVTLDDKDAQLKSVLLDLSQTAAIEASVNVAGKVLTELDDVGNVHHREVQHAGFVVLKSPDIPSILIETAYITNPQEEKKLRSADHQQALAQAIAEGVQHYFEDNPPTGTFMAQLRQSRMTAAR from the coding sequence CACCATTCCCGATCCGAACCGCGTGGTCATCGACGTCGATCAAGCGCAGGTCATCGCCCCGCTCAACAAACCCGGCGGTGATCTACGGCTGCTGAAGGGAGTGCGTTGGGGCGAGCGTCCGGGCGGCGGATTGCGCATGGTGCTGGATGTCGCCCATCCCGTACAGGTGCGCACCGCCATGCTCAACCCGAACCAGCAATATGGACATCGCCTGCTGGTGGATTTGGTGGAACAGGCGCGGGCATCGGATGTCGCGCCCTTTGCGGGCACGCCGCTCAAGGCACAACCACTGACACTCGCATCGGCCGCGCCGTCGCTGTCACCGGCTCTCTCCGCCACCCGGTCGGTCAGCGCCGACAACGGCTCGCGCGACATCGTGGTGGCCGTGGATGCCGGCCATGGCGGCGACGACCCCGGCGCCACCGGCAGCAACGGCACCCGGGAAAAGGACATTACCCTCAGCATCGCCCGCCGTCTGGCAGGAATCATCAATCAGCAGAAGGGCATGCGCGCCGTGCTGACCCGCAATGGCGATTATTTCATTCCGCTGCGCGAGCGCATGGACAAGGCGCGCGAACAGAAGGCCGATCTATTCGTCTCCATACACGCCGATTCCTATCGTGATCCGCGCACCCGCGGCTCGTCGGTGTACGTGCTGTCGCAGCGCGGCGCCAGCAGCGAGGCTGCGCGCTGGCTGGCGGACCAGGAAAATGCCTCCGATCTGGTCGGCGGCGTGACTCTGGACGACAAGGACGCGCAACTCAAATCCGTGCTGCTCGATTTGTCGCAGACCGCCGCCATCGAGGCGAGCGTGAATGTCGCCGGCAAGGTGCTGACCGAACTGGACGACGTCGGCAACGTGCATCACCGCGAGGTGCAGCATGCCGGCTTTGTGGTACTCAAGTCTCCCGATATCCCCTCCATATTGATTGAAACCGCCTACATCACCAATCCGCAGGAAGAAAAGAAATTGCGCAGCGCCGATCATCAGCAGGCGCTGGCACAGGCCATCGCCGAGGGCGTGCAACACTACTTCGAGGACAACCCACCGACCGGCACGTTCATGGCGCAGTTGCGCCAGAGCCGCATGACCGCTGCCCGTTAA